The following proteins are encoded in a genomic region of Maribacter hydrothermalis:
- a CDS encoding riboflavin synthase: protein MFTGIIETLGKVSSIEAIGGNLDITIESSLTSELKIDQSVAHNGVCLTVVSLTDTTYTVTAIAETLNKTNLGRLKTNDSVNLERAMILGSRLDGHIVQGHVDQTGECTSVREDNGSWIFSFTYDAATGNPTIEKGSITIDGTSLTVVNSEKNSFDVAIIPFTYEHTRFNTYKVGTIVNLEFDVIGKYVAKLISLR, encoded by the coding sequence ATGTTTACGGGAATTATTGAAACATTAGGCAAGGTTTCCTCTATTGAGGCTATAGGCGGTAACTTAGATATTACAATAGAATCTAGCTTAACATCGGAGCTTAAAATTGACCAAAGTGTTGCTCATAACGGCGTTTGCTTAACTGTTGTAAGCTTAACTGACACAACCTATACCGTGACAGCAATTGCAGAAACCTTGAATAAAACCAACTTAGGACGCTTAAAAACAAATGATTCTGTTAATTTAGAACGTGCAATGATTTTAGGCTCAAGGTTAGACGGACATATTGTTCAGGGTCATGTAGATCAAACCGGAGAATGTACTAGTGTGAGAGAAGATAATGGTAGTTGGATTTTCTCATTTACCTATGATGCAGCAACTGGAAACCCTACTATTGAAAAAGGCTCTATTACTATAGATGGTACAAGTTTAACGGTCGTCAATTCTGAAAAAAATAGCTTTGATGTGGCAATTATTCCTTTTACCTACGAACATACACGATTTAACACCTATAAAGTAGGAACTATTGTAAATTTAGAGTTCGATGTTATTGGTAAATATGTTGCAAAATTAATTTCTTTAAGATAA